A DNA window from Enterobacter cloacae subsp. cloacae ATCC 13047 contains the following coding sequences:
- the rlmD gene encoding 23S rRNA (uracil(1939)-C(5))-methyltransferase RlmD: MAQFYSAKRRVTTRQIITVEATDLDPFGQGVAHHNGKTLFITGLLPTERAEITLTEDKRQYARGKVKRRLTTSPERTEPRCPHFGVCGGCQQQHASVVLQQKSKSNALARLLRHDVDDIIADQPWGYRRRARLSLSYQPKNERLEMGFRKAGSSDIVDIRQCPILVPRLEALLPDVHACLSGLDSVRHLGHVELVLANNGPLMVLRHTAPLSKKDREKLERFSHSHELALFLAPQSEILEQVTGDAPWYASNGLRLTFSPRDFIQVNDGVNQQMIETALTWLDVQPTDRVLDLFCGMGNFTLPLARKAASVVGVEGVDALVAKGQENAQQNGLQNVTFFHQNLEEDVTQQPWAKQGFDKILLDPARAGAPGVMQHIIKLAPKRVVYVSCNPATLARDSEALLSAGYQIQRLAMLDMFPHTGHLESMVLFEHI; encoded by the coding sequence ATGGCGCAATTCTACTCTGCAAAGCGACGCGTGACGACGCGTCAGATCATCACTGTCGAAGCCACGGACCTTGACCCTTTTGGTCAGGGCGTCGCGCATCACAATGGTAAGACACTGTTTATAACAGGTTTGCTGCCCACAGAACGAGCAGAAATTACGCTGACGGAAGATAAACGCCAGTACGCACGCGGGAAGGTGAAGCGCCGTCTGACCACCAGCCCGGAGCGCACAGAGCCACGCTGCCCGCATTTTGGCGTCTGCGGAGGCTGCCAGCAACAACATGCCAGCGTAGTTTTACAGCAAAAAAGTAAGAGTAATGCCCTGGCACGCCTGCTCAGGCATGACGTTGACGACATCATTGCCGACCAACCCTGGGGCTATCGTCGTCGCGCGCGGCTGAGCCTAAGCTATCAGCCCAAAAACGAGCGGCTGGAGATGGGGTTTCGCAAAGCGGGCTCCAGCGATATCGTCGATATCAGGCAGTGCCCCATTTTGGTGCCCCGTCTTGAGGCATTGCTCCCGGACGTGCACGCATGCCTGTCCGGGCTAGACAGTGTTCGCCACCTCGGGCATGTGGAACTGGTCCTGGCAAACAATGGTCCGCTGATGGTGCTGCGCCATACCGCGCCGCTGTCCAAAAAAGACCGCGAAAAACTGGAACGCTTTTCGCATTCCCACGAGCTGGCGCTTTTTCTCGCCCCACAAAGCGAGATACTGGAGCAGGTTACAGGTGACGCGCCCTGGTATGCGTCAAACGGACTACGCTTAACGTTCAGTCCGCGGGATTTCATCCAGGTTAATGACGGCGTCAATCAGCAGATGATCGAAACCGCGCTGACGTGGCTGGATGTCCAGCCGACCGACCGCGTGCTTGATCTCTTCTGCGGCATGGGCAATTTCACGCTGCCGCTGGCCCGTAAAGCGGCGAGTGTTGTGGGGGTAGAAGGCGTCGACGCGCTGGTGGCGAAAGGCCAGGAGAATGCGCAACAGAACGGCTTGCAAAATGTGACATTCTTTCATCAAAATCTGGAGGAAGATGTCACGCAGCAGCCCTGGGCAAAACAGGGCTTTGACAAAATCCTGCTCGACCCGGCACGGGCAGGCGCACCGGGCGTGATGCAGCATATAATTAAACTCGCCCCGAAACGCGTGGTCTACGTTTCCTGTAACCCGGCAACGCTTGCCCGGGATAGCGAGGCATTACTCAGCGCGGGTTACCAGATTCAGCGTCTGGCAATGCTGGACATGTTCCCGCACACTGGGCATCTGGAATCAATGGTGTTGTTCGAGCACATCTAA
- the gudP gene encoding galactarate/glucarate/glycerate transporter GudP has protein sequence MSTLSHAASSAEKRTNARYWIVVMLFIVTSFNYGDRATLSIAGSEMAKDIGLDPVGMGYVFSAFSWAYVIGQIPGGWLLDRFGSKRVYFWSIFIWSMFTLLQGFVDIFSGFGIIVALFTLRFLVGLAEAPSFPGNSRIVAAWFPAQERGTAVAIFNSAQYFATVIFAPIMGWLTHEVGWSHVFFFMGGLGIVISFIWLKVIHEPNQHPGVNKKELEYIAEGGALINMDQKSQKAKVPLSQKWAQIKQLVGSRMMIGIYLGQYCINALTYFFITWFPVYLVQARGMSILKAGFVASVPAICGFVGGVLGGVISDWLMRRTGSLNIARKTPIVLGMLLSMTMVFCNYVSAEWMIIGFMAMAFFGKGIGALGWAVMADTAPKEISGLSGGLFNMFGNISGIVTPIAIGYIVGTTGSFNGALIYVGVHALVAVLSYLVLVGDIKRIELKPVAERG, from the coding sequence ATGAGTACATTAAGCCACGCGGCGAGCAGTGCGGAGAAGCGCACTAACGCTCGCTACTGGATAGTGGTGATGCTGTTTATCGTCACGTCCTTTAACTATGGTGACCGCGCCACGCTGTCGATTGCCGGCTCTGAAATGGCAAAAGACATTGGGCTTGATCCGGTTGGCATGGGGTATGTTTTCTCCGCATTTTCATGGGCCTATGTTATTGGACAGATCCCGGGTGGCTGGCTGCTCGATCGTTTTGGATCCAAGCGAGTCTACTTCTGGTCCATCTTTATCTGGTCGATGTTTACCTTGTTGCAGGGCTTCGTCGATATCTTCAGCGGCTTCGGTATTATCGTCGCGCTCTTTACTCTCCGCTTCCTGGTGGGGTTAGCAGAAGCGCCATCCTTCCCGGGTAATAGCCGCATCGTGGCCGCCTGGTTCCCGGCGCAGGAGAGGGGAACGGCGGTGGCGATTTTTAACTCTGCCCAGTATTTCGCGACGGTGATCTTTGCGCCAATCATGGGCTGGCTGACGCATGAAGTGGGCTGGTCACACGTCTTCTTCTTCATGGGCGGATTGGGGATCGTCATCAGCTTTATCTGGCTGAAAGTGATCCACGAGCCGAACCAACATCCGGGCGTGAACAAGAAAGAGCTGGAGTACATTGCGGAAGGCGGGGCGCTGATCAACATGGATCAGAAAAGCCAAAAAGCAAAAGTCCCGTTGAGCCAGAAATGGGCGCAGATCAAGCAGCTTGTCGGTTCGCGCATGATGATTGGCATCTACCTGGGGCAGTATTGCATTAACGCCTTAACCTACTTCTTTATCACCTGGTTCCCGGTCTATCTGGTGCAGGCACGCGGTATGTCGATTCTGAAAGCAGGCTTTGTCGCCTCCGTACCGGCTATCTGTGGCTTTGTGGGGGGCGTACTGGGTGGGGTGATTTCCGACTGGCTGATGCGTCGTACCGGTTCGCTGAACATCGCCCGTAAAACGCCAATTGTGCTCGGCATGTTGCTTTCAATGACCATGGTGTTCTGTAACTACGTCAGCGCGGAGTGGATGATCATCGGCTTTATGGCGATGGCTTTCTTCGGGAAAGGGATTGGTGCGCTGGGCTGGGCAGTGATGGCGGATACCGCGCCAAAAGAGATCAGCGGCCTGAGCGGCGGTCTGTTTAACATGTTCGGCAACATCTCCGGGATTGTCACCCCGATTGCCATTGGCTACATCGTCGGGACCACGGGCTCATTCAACGGTGCGCTGATTTATGTGGGTGTGCACGCCCTGGTGGCGGTCCTGAGCTATCTGGTGCTGGTGGGTGATATCAAACGCATTGAACTCAAACCTGTAGCGGAGCGTGGCTGA
- a CDS encoding enolase C-terminal domain-like protein gives MTTQSSPVITDMKVIPVAGQDSMLLNIGGAHNAWFTRNIVVLTDSAGNTGVGEAPGGEVIFQTLSDAIPQVVGQEVARLNKVVQRVHKGNQSADFDTFGKGAWTFELRVNAVAALEAALLDLLGKALNVPVCELLGPGKQRDAVTVLGYLFYVGDRQKTDLPYLAHSPGHHEWYHLRHQEALSSDAVVRLAEAAQDRYGFKDFKLKGGVLPGEQEIETARALKKRFPDARITVDPNGAWLLDEAIALCKGLGDVLTYAEDPVGAEQGFSGREVMAEFRRATGLPVATNMIATNWREMGHAVMLNAVDIPLADPHFWTLSGAVRVAQLCDDWGLTWGCHSNNHFDISLAMFTHVGAAAPGHPTAIDTHWIWQEGEARLTKNPLEIKNGTIAVPDAPGLGVELDWDQVHKAHEAYKKLPGGARNDVGPMQYLIPGWTFDRKRPVFGRH, from the coding sequence ATGACAACACAATCGAGCCCGGTTATTACCGACATGAAGGTCATCCCGGTGGCCGGCCAGGACAGCATGCTGCTTAATATTGGCGGCGCGCATAACGCCTGGTTTACCCGCAATATCGTGGTGCTGACCGACAGCGCAGGGAACACCGGCGTTGGGGAAGCGCCGGGCGGTGAGGTAATTTTCCAGACGCTGTCAGACGCCATTCCGCAGGTGGTCGGCCAGGAGGTCGCCCGTCTGAATAAAGTGGTCCAGCGTGTTCACAAAGGCAACCAGTCGGCGGACTTTGACACCTTCGGCAAAGGCGCATGGACGTTTGAGCTGCGCGTCAATGCCGTCGCCGCGCTGGAGGCCGCCCTGCTCGATTTGCTCGGTAAGGCGCTGAACGTTCCAGTCTGTGAACTGCTGGGGCCGGGCAAACAGCGTGACGCGGTGACGGTACTCGGCTACCTGTTTTATGTTGGCGATCGGCAAAAAACCGATCTGCCTTATCTGGCGCACTCGCCGGGCCACCATGAGTGGTATCACCTGCGTCACCAGGAGGCGCTCTCCAGTGACGCGGTGGTTCGGCTGGCCGAGGCGGCACAGGACCGCTACGGTTTTAAAGACTTCAAACTCAAAGGCGGGGTATTACCCGGCGAGCAGGAGATTGAAACCGCGCGTGCGCTCAAGAAACGTTTTCCGGATGCCCGCATTACCGTTGACCCTAACGGAGCCTGGCTGCTGGATGAGGCTATCGCCCTGTGCAAAGGGCTGGGCGATGTCCTGACCTACGCGGAAGATCCGGTTGGGGCTGAACAAGGCTTCTCGGGTCGCGAGGTGATGGCGGAATTCCGACGTGCCACCGGGCTACCGGTCGCTACGAACATGATCGCCACCAACTGGCGTGAAATGGGCCATGCGGTCATGCTGAATGCGGTCGATATTCCGCTGGCGGACCCGCACTTCTGGACGCTTTCAGGCGCCGTGCGTGTGGCGCAGCTGTGTGATGACTGGGGGCTCACCTGGGGTTGTCACTCCAATAACCATTTCGATATTTCGCTGGCGATGTTTACCCACGTTGGCGCGGCGGCACCGGGTCACCCAACCGCTATCGACACACACTGGATTTGGCAGGAGGGTGAGGCCCGCCTGACGAAAAATCCGCTGGAAATTAAAAACGGCACCATCGCGGTACCGGATGCGCCGGGATTGGGCGTGGAGCTTGACTGGGATCAGGTCCACAAGGCGCATGAAGCGTATAAAAAACTGCCGGGCGGCGCGCGTAATGACGTCGGGCCGATGCAGTACCTGATCCCTGGCTGGACATTTGACCGTAAGCGCCCTGTTTTTGGACGTCACTGA
- the gudD gene encoding glucarate dehydratase: MSTFTTPVVTSMQIIPVAGHDSMLMNLSGAHAPFFTRNIVIIKDNAGHTGVGEIPGGEKIRKTLEDAIPLVVGKTLGEYKNVLNTVRNTFADRDAGGRGLQTFDLRTTIHVVTGIEAAMLDLLGQHLGVNVASLLGEGQQRSEVEMLGYLFFVGDRNLTPLPYQSQPDERCDWYRLRHDEAMTPDAVVRLAEAAYEKYGFNDFKLKGGVLAGEQEAEAISALAKRFPQARVTLDPNGAWSLDEAIAIGKQLKGVLAYAEDPCGAEQGFSGREVMAEFRRATGLPTATNMIATDWRQMGHTLSLQSVDIPLADPHFWTMQGSVRVAQMCHEFGLTWGSHSNNHFDISLAMFTHVAAAAPGTITAIDTHWIWQEGNQRLTKAPFEIKGGMVQVPSTPGLGVELDMDQVMKAHELYQKHGLGARDDAMAMQYLIPEWTFDNKRPCMVR; encoded by the coding sequence ATGAGCACTTTTACCACCCCTGTTGTTACTTCCATGCAGATCATTCCGGTTGCCGGCCATGACAGCATGCTGATGAACCTGAGCGGCGCACATGCGCCGTTTTTCACCCGCAATATTGTCATTATTAAAGATAACGCCGGGCATACCGGCGTGGGGGAAATCCCGGGCGGTGAGAAGATCCGCAAAACGCTTGAAGACGCCATCCCGCTGGTGGTGGGAAAAACGCTGGGCGAATATAAAAACGTCTTAAATACCGTGCGGAATACCTTTGCCGATCGCGATGCGGGTGGCCGTGGGCTGCAAACGTTTGATCTGCGCACCACCATCCACGTGGTGACCGGTATCGAAGCCGCCATGCTGGATCTGTTAGGTCAACACCTGGGGGTTAACGTTGCTTCCCTGCTGGGTGAGGGGCAGCAACGCAGTGAAGTGGAGATGCTGGGCTATCTGTTCTTTGTTGGCGACCGCAACCTGACGCCGTTGCCATACCAGAGCCAGCCGGACGAGCGATGTGACTGGTACCGACTCCGCCACGATGAAGCGATGACGCCGGATGCGGTGGTGCGCCTGGCGGAGGCCGCGTACGAAAAATATGGTTTTAATGATTTCAAACTGAAGGGCGGCGTGCTGGCCGGGGAACAAGAGGCCGAAGCTATCTCAGCCCTGGCTAAACGATTCCCGCAGGCGCGCGTCACGCTGGATCCGAACGGGGCCTGGTCGCTTGATGAAGCGATCGCCATCGGCAAGCAGCTGAAAGGCGTGCTGGCCTACGCGGAGGATCCGTGCGGGGCAGAACAAGGTTTCTCTGGCCGTGAAGTGATGGCGGAGTTCCGCCGCGCCACCGGTTTACCTACCGCGACCAACATGATCGCCACCGACTGGCGTCAGATGGGGCACACTTTGTCCCTGCAGTCTGTCGATATTCCGCTGGCTGACCCGCATTTCTGGACGATGCAGGGCTCGGTACGCGTGGCGCAGATGTGCCATGAGTTCGGTCTGACCTGGGGCTCGCACTCCAATAACCACTTTGATATCTCGCTGGCGATGTTCACCCACGTGGCCGCTGCCGCGCCGGGCACGATCACCGCGATCGACACCCACTGGATCTGGCAGGAAGGCAATCAGCGCCTGACGAAAGCGCCGTTTGAAATCAAAGGGGGGATGGTGCAGGTCCCGTCCACACCGGGTCTGGGCGTGGAGCTGGATATGGATCAGGTGATGAAAGCCCACGAGCTGTATCAGAAACATGGGCTGGGTGCGCGCGATGACGCGATGGCGATGCAGTATCTGATCCCAGAGTGGACATTCGACAATAAACGTCCGTGCATGGTACGATAA
- the barA gene encoding two-component sensor histidine kinase BarA, translated as MTNYSLRARMMILILAPTVLIGLLLSIFFVVHRYNDLQRQLEDAGASIIEPLAVSSEYGMNLQNRESIGQLISVLHRRHSDIVRAISVYDEHNRLFVTSNFHLDPAALKIPDGSPFPRHLTVMRRGDIMILRTPIISESYSPDESAQSDAKSSSNMLGYVALELDLKSVRLQQYKEIFISGVMMLFCIGIALIFGWRLMRDVTGPIRNMVNTVDRIRRGQLDSRVEGFMLGELDMLKNGINSMAMSLAAYHEEMQHNVDQATSDLRETLEQMEIQNVELDLAKKRAQEAARIKSEFLANMSHELRTPLNGVIGFTRLTLKSELNPTQRDHLHTIERSANNLLAIINDVLDFSKLEAGKLILESIPFPLRSTLDEVVTLLAHSSHDKGLELTLNIKNDVPDNVIGDPLRLQQVITNLVGNAIKFTESGNIDILVEKRAISNNKVQIEVQIRDTGIGIPERDQSRLFQAFRQADASISRRHGGTGLGLVITQKLVKEMGGDISFHSQPNRGSTFWFHINLDLNPNVLTDGPVTDCLKGKRLAYVEPNAAAAQCTLDILSTTPLEVVYSPTFSALTVEHYDILLMGIPVTFTGELTMQQERLAKAASMTDYLLLALPCHAQINAEELKNDGAAACLLKPLTATRLLPALTAYCRLNEHAVALINDEQRLPMSVMAVDDNPANLKLIGVLLEDQVQHVELCTSGAEAVELAKQMQFDLILMDIQMPGMDGIRACELIRQLPHQQQTPVIAVTAHAMAGQKEKLLGAGMNDYLAKPIDEEKLHNLLLRYKPGHIGGTYTLSAEPVEISVNQNATFDWQLALRQAAGKPDLAREMLQMLVAFLPEIRNKVEEQLVGENPEELLQAIHKLHGSCGYSGVPRLKNLCQLLEQQLRAGTPESELEPEFLELLDEMDNVTREAMKVLGN; from the coding sequence ATGACCAACTACAGCCTGCGCGCGCGCATGATGATTTTGATCCTCGCCCCCACCGTTCTCATCGGTTTGCTGCTGAGCATCTTCTTCGTTGTGCACCGCTATAACGACCTGCAGCGACAGCTGGAAGATGCCGGAGCCAGCATCATCGAACCCCTGGCCGTGTCCAGCGAATACGGGATGAACCTGCAAAACCGCGAATCGATTGGTCAGTTAATCAGTGTGTTGCATCGCCGCCACTCGGATATTGTGCGTGCGATCTCCGTCTATGACGAGCATAACCGGCTGTTCGTCACCTCTAATTTTCATCTTGATCCGGCAGCGTTAAAAATTCCTGACGGTTCGCCGTTCCCGCGCCATCTCACGGTGATGCGACGGGGCGATATTATGATCCTGCGCACGCCAATTATTTCGGAAAGTTATTCGCCGGATGAGTCCGCGCAATCCGACGCCAAGTCCAGCAGCAATATGCTCGGATATGTGGCGCTGGAGCTGGACCTCAAGTCGGTGCGACTGCAGCAGTACAAAGAGATTTTTATCTCCGGCGTGATGATGCTGTTCTGTATCGGCATTGCGCTTATCTTCGGCTGGCGACTGATGCGCGATGTGACCGGGCCCATCCGCAATATGGTCAACACCGTTGACCGCATTCGCCGTGGCCAGCTCGATAGCCGCGTGGAAGGGTTTATGCTGGGCGAACTGGACATGCTGAAAAACGGCATCAACTCGATGGCGATGTCGCTGGCGGCCTATCACGAAGAGATGCAGCATAACGTGGATCAGGCCACTTCGGATCTGCGCGAAACGCTGGAGCAGATGGAGATCCAGAACGTCGAGCTGGATCTGGCGAAAAAGCGTGCCCAGGAGGCTGCCCGCATTAAATCGGAGTTCCTTGCCAATATGTCACACGAGCTGCGTACGCCGCTCAATGGCGTGATTGGCTTTACCCGCCTGACCCTGAAGAGCGAGCTCAACCCCACCCAGCGCGATCACCTGCACACCATTGAACGTTCGGCCAACAATCTGCTGGCAATCATCAATGACGTGCTGGACTTCTCCAAGCTGGAAGCGGGCAAGCTGATTCTGGAGAGCATTCCGTTCCCGCTGCGCAGTACGCTTGATGAGGTGGTTACGCTGCTGGCGCATTCGTCGCACGACAAAGGGCTTGAGCTGACGCTGAACATTAAAAACGACGTGCCGGATAACGTCATCGGCGATCCGCTGCGCCTGCAGCAGGTCATTACCAATCTTGTCGGTAATGCCATCAAATTTACCGAAAGCGGCAACATCGACATTCTGGTGGAAAAACGTGCCATTAGTAATAACAAAGTACAGATTGAAGTTCAGATCCGCGATACCGGCATTGGCATTCCCGAACGGGATCAATCCCGTCTGTTCCAGGCGTTTCGTCAGGCGGATGCGAGTATTTCACGGCGTCACGGTGGTACGGGCCTGGGGCTGGTTATCACGCAAAAACTGGTTAAAGAGATGGGTGGCGATATCTCTTTCCACAGCCAGCCAAACCGGGGGTCGACGTTCTGGTTCCATATCAACCTGGATCTCAACCCGAACGTGCTGACGGACGGCCCGGTGACGGATTGCCTGAAAGGCAAGCGCCTCGCTTACGTGGAGCCGAACGCCGCCGCGGCCCAGTGCACGCTGGACATCTTAAGCACCACGCCGCTGGAGGTGGTCTACAGCCCGACCTTCTCTGCGCTTACCGTTGAGCATTACGACATCCTGCTGATGGGGATCCCGGTCACCTTTACCGGGGAGCTCACCATGCAGCAGGAACGGCTGGCGAAAGCCGCGTCGATGACCGACTACCTGCTGCTGGCGCTGCCGTGCCATGCGCAAATCAATGCCGAAGAGTTGAAAAACGACGGGGCGGCCGCCTGTCTGCTTAAACCGCTCACCGCCACACGCTTGTTGCCTGCTCTGACGGCCTACTGCCGCCTGAATGAGCATGCCGTGGCACTGATTAATGACGAGCAGAGGCTGCCGATGAGCGTGATGGCGGTGGATGATAATCCAGCAAACCTGAAGCTGATTGGCGTGCTGCTTGAGGATCAGGTTCAGCATGTCGAGCTCTGCACCAGCGGTGCTGAGGCGGTTGAACTGGCCAAACAGATGCAGTTCGATTTGATTCTGATGGATATTCAAATGCCGGGTATGGATGGCATTCGCGCCTGCGAGCTCATCCGCCAGCTACCTCATCAACAGCAAACGCCGGTCATTGCCGTGACCGCACATGCGATGGCCGGACAGAAAGAGAAGCTGCTCGGCGCCGGAATGAACGATTATCTGGCGAAGCCTATCGACGAAGAGAAACTGCATAACCTGCTGCTGCGCTATAAGCCGGGGCATATCGGCGGTACGTATACCTTATCAGCAGAACCAGTTGAGATTAGCGTGAATCAGAACGCCACCTTTGACTGGCAGCTTGCGTTACGCCAGGCGGCGGGGAAACCCGATTTAGCCCGCGAGATGCTACAGATGCTGGTCGCGTTTCTGCCGGAAATTCGCAATAAGGTAGAAGAACAGCTGGTGGGCGAAAACCCGGAGGAGCTGTTGCAGGCTATCCACAAGCTGCACGGTAGCTGTGGTTACAGCGGCGTGCCCCGCCTGAAAAACCTCTGCCAGCTGCTGGAGCAGCAGCTACGCGCAGGGACACCAGAATCTGAACTGGAACCGGAGTTCCTTGAGCTGCTGGATGAGATGGATAACGTGACGCGGGAAGCGATGAAGGTGTTAGGAAACTGA
- a CDS encoding glycerate kinase: MKIVIAPDSYKESLSALEVATAIEQGFREIFPEAVYVKLPVADGGEGTVEAMIAATQGRIVHVPVTGPLGHRVEGFYGISGDEKSAFIEMAAASGLELVAPSQRDPLKTTSWGTGELIRHALDAGVKHIIIGIGGSATNDGGAGMVQALGARLLDDREQPLGQGGGELGKLARIDLSGLDKRLAECRIEVACDVTNPLTGKLGASAVFGPQKGATPEMIITLDNALAHYARVIARDLDMDVLNLAGGGAAGGMGAALYAFCGAQLRQGIEIVTDALHLADQIADADLVITGEGRIDSQTIHGKVPVGVAKVAKRFNKPVIGIAGSLTADVGVVHDHGIDAVFSVIYTICSLEDALENASENVRMAARNIAAVLKLGQGM, encoded by the coding sequence ATGAAAATTGTTATCGCACCGGACTCGTATAAGGAAAGTTTGAGTGCGCTTGAGGTTGCGACAGCGATAGAGCAGGGGTTTCGCGAGATCTTTCCTGAGGCGGTTTACGTCAAACTGCCGGTCGCGGACGGCGGTGAAGGCACCGTCGAAGCGATGATCGCGGCAACGCAGGGACGCATTGTGCATGTTCCGGTGACCGGCCCCCTGGGCCATCGCGTGGAAGGGTTTTACGGGATATCCGGCGACGAGAAGAGCGCCTTTATCGAAATGGCGGCGGCCAGTGGTCTTGAGCTGGTTGCACCTTCGCAGCGCGATCCTCTGAAAACGACCTCCTGGGGCACGGGTGAACTTATCCGTCACGCGCTGGATGCGGGCGTTAAGCATATCATCATCGGCATCGGTGGCAGCGCCACTAATGATGGCGGTGCAGGAATGGTGCAGGCGCTGGGGGCCAGGCTGCTGGACGACCGTGAACAGCCGCTGGGGCAGGGCGGAGGCGAGCTGGGCAAACTTGCCCGTATCGACCTGAGCGGGCTGGACAAGCGTCTGGCCGAGTGCCGCATAGAAGTGGCCTGCGATGTGACGAATCCGCTTACCGGTAAGCTGGGCGCATCAGCGGTTTTTGGCCCGCAAAAGGGGGCCACACCCGAGATGATCATCACTCTGGACAACGCGCTTGCGCACTATGCGCGGGTCATTGCCCGGGATCTTGATATGGATGTGCTCAACCTGGCGGGCGGCGGCGCGGCAGGTGGAATGGGGGCAGCGCTGTACGCCTTCTGCGGTGCGCAGCTGCGCCAGGGCATTGAGATCGTCACCGATGCGCTACATCTGGCTGACCAGATTGCCGATGCGGATTTGGTGATAACGGGTGAAGGTCGCATCGACAGCCAGACGATCCACGGCAAAGTGCCGGTTGGGGTGGCGAAGGTAGCCAAACGCTTCAACAAGCCGGTTATCGGGATTGCAGGCAGTCTGACGGCGGACGTTGGCGTCGTGCACGATCACGGCATCGATGCGGTGTTTAGCGTGATTTACACCATCTGCTCGCTGGAAGATGCGCTGGAAAATGCCAGCGAGAACGTCAGGATGGCCGCAAGAAATATCGCGGCGGTACTGAAACTCGGGCAGGGGATGTAG
- a CDS encoding flavodoxin codes for MAEVGIFVGTMYGNSLLVAEEAEAILTSQGHKATVYEDPELADWEKYKDKYILVVTSTTGQGDLPDSIVPLFQGIKDIGYQPDVHYGIIALGDSSYANFCGGGKQFDALLQEQSAQRVGDMLLIDAGEHPEPESESNPWVENWATLLK; via the coding sequence ATGGCTGAAGTAGGCATTTTTGTCGGCACAATGTACGGCAACTCGCTGCTGGTTGCGGAAGAGGCGGAAGCGATACTCACAAGCCAGGGTCATAAAGCCACGGTTTATGAAGACCCGGAACTAGCAGACTGGGAAAAGTATAAAGATAAATACATTCTGGTGGTCACCTCCACCACCGGGCAGGGCGATCTGCCGGACAGCATCGTGCCGCTTTTCCAGGGCATTAAAGATATTGGCTACCAGCCGGACGTTCACTACGGCATCATCGCCCTGGGCGACAGCTCTTACGCCAATTTCTGCGGCGGCGGCAAGCAGTTCGACGCACTCCTGCAGGAACAGAGCGCCCAGCGCGTGGGCGACATGCTGCTGATTGACGCCGGTGAACACCCGGAACCCGAAAGCGAATCAAACCCGTGGGTTGAGAACTGGGCCACACTGCTTAAATAA